In the Acidobacteriota bacterium genome, one interval contains:
- a CDS encoding acyl-ACP desaturase, whose amino-acid sequence MSATLSQREKMYRAYCEYFDTAEKKRRWNPFSDVPWEKMNSALNTEEDAVCLETFCGVELYVPDYTSNAFKMTRDLFGAAWFEASWGYEESKHALVYREYLVRSGMRTEEQYNAFEDKIFGKVWQLPFYTRRQMNCYGALQESATYLIYAAQRDKAKRNGNELLERIYFLVSRDEAAHRGFYQKIMQFELQEDYEGALADLAHVVFNFYMPGLGLIPEYDDRLQVEGVGITPQYFLQHGVFPLLRALGTSRSELFKAYRRKQNELASKTTEEFSAVKLTAEAAELVA is encoded by the coding sequence ATGAGCGCAACACTGTCACAACGTGAAAAGATGTATCGGGCGTATTGCGAGTATTTCGATACGGCGGAAAAGAAACGCCGCTGGAATCCATTCAGCGACGTTCCTTGGGAAAAAATGAACTCCGCCCTTAACACGGAAGAGGATGCTGTCTGCCTGGAGACGTTTTGTGGGGTGGAACTGTATGTCCCCGATTACACCTCGAATGCCTTCAAGATGACCAGAGATTTGTTTGGCGCGGCCTGGTTCGAAGCCAGTTGGGGATACGAAGAATCAAAGCATGCGCTGGTTTATCGGGAATACCTGGTTCGTTCCGGGATGCGCACGGAAGAGCAGTACAATGCGTTTGAGGACAAGATTTTTGGCAAGGTTTGGCAACTGCCGTTTTATACCCGGCGGCAAATGAATTGTTACGGCGCGTTACAGGAATCGGCCACCTATCTGATTTATGCCGCTCAACGAGATAAGGCCAAACGCAACGGCAATGAGTTGCTGGAACGAATTTATTTTCTGGTCAGCCGGGACGAAGCCGCGCACAGAGGCTTTTACCAGAAAATCATGCAGTTTGAATTGCAGGAAGATTACGAAGGCGCATTGGCGGATTTGGCCCACGTGGTGTTCAACTTTTACATGCCCGGCCTTGGGTTGATTCCGGAATACGACGACCGTTTGCAAGTCGAGGGCGTTGGGATTACGCCGCAGTACTTTTTGCAACACGGAGTTTTCCCATTGTTGCGGGCGCTGGGAACCAGTCGCAGCGAATTGTTCAAAGCGTATCGTCGCAAACAAAATGAATTGGCTTCCAAGACAACCGAAGAATTTTCCGCTGTGAAATTAACGGCGGAAGCTGCTGAGTTGGTGGCCTGA